The window CGCCGCTGATGGCCGCCAAGTTCTGCCCGACCGGCGGCGTCACCCCGCAGAACGCGCCCGAATGGCTGGCGCTCGACGCGGTGCTCTGCGTCGGCGGCAGCTGGATGGTCCCCAAGGGCAAGCCGGATGTTGCGAAGATCGAGGCGGACGCCCGTCTCGCAGCAGGTCTCGCCCGATGAGCGGGGGCGTCGAAGCCGCTTCCGGCGCCACCCTAGGCAGCGTCGAAGCGCTCGACGCCCGCCTTCGCGAACTGCACCGGCTGACGGCGCAGACGCCCACCTACAACCCGGTCTTCCAGCTCGGCCTCGAACTCTCACGCGAGCTGGAAGCGGGCACCATGACGCTCGACGATTTCGAGCGCCTCGTCGCCGAGATGGATTGCGAGGGCCTGCGGGCCCGCGCCGCGCGGCTCGACCGCCTGCTCGCCCCCGTCGCCCCGGACGAGAACCTCGCGCGGATCGACGCGGCGGCCACCGGCGATGACTTCACCGCCTTCGCCGCCCACTGGCAGCGCCCCGCCGCGCATGTCGTGTTCACCGGCCACCCGACCTTCCTGCTGACGCAGGCGCAGGGCGATGCCGTCACCCACGCCGCCTCCACCGGGGATCTTTCCGAAGCGTCCGTCTGCGCCGCCTCGCCCGCGCGCGACCAGATCACCCTCGATTACGAACACGCCCGCGCGATGGACGCGATGGCGCGCGGGCAGGACGCGCGCGATGCGATCACCGCCCGCCTGTTCGACATTGCCGCCGCGCGCTGGCCCAAGCGCTGGAAGGCGCTCCAGCCGATGCCGGTGCGCTTTGCCAGCTGGGTCGGCTACGACATGGACGGGCGCACCGATATCCGCTGGTCCACCTCGATCCGCTATCGTCTGGAAGAGAAAGCCCAGCGCCTCGCCCGCTATGCCGCGATGGTCACGCCGCACGCCGCCGAGATCGGCGCGCGTCTGAGCCGCGCCGCCGCCCGTGCCGACGAGATGGCCAGGCGCTTCGCCGCCGATCTCGGCTCGCCCGATGCCCTGTCCAGCGCCGCGAACACGCTGACCGCCGAGCACCCGGACAAGCTGATCAGCCTGAGCGACGTGATCGCCGATCTGGAAGCCGAAGCCCGCGCCGCCGATGGCGAAAGCGCCCGCGCGCTGCTGGTCGCCGCCGCGGCCATGCGCGCCGATGGCCTTGGCATGGGCTGGATTCACTTCCGCGTGAACGCCTCGCAGCTGCAGAACGCGATCCGTGCCCGCATCGACCCGGACGGCACGCTCGACCTTGCCAGCCAGGCCGCGCTGGTCCGCATGCGCGAGCTCTTGGCCGAAGTGAAGCCGCTGCGCTCCAACTTCGCCGCGCTGGCGATCGAGAACAGCACCGCCGTGCGCCAATTCCTGGCGATGGCGCAGATCCTTGCCCATATCGACGCCGACGCGCCGATCCGCATGCTGGTGGCCGAGTGCGAGCAGCCGACGACGGTGCTCGCCGCGCTCTATTTCGCGCGGATGTTCGGCATCGATGACAAGGTGGACGTCTCTCCCCTGTTCGAGACCGAGACCGCGCTGGAGCACGGCGGTCGCTTCCTCGATGCCGTGCTGGCCGAGCCTGCCTATCGCGACTACGCCCGCAAGCGCGGCCGCGTGGCGATCCAGACCGGTTTCTCCGACGCCGGGCGCTTCGTCGGGCAAGTCCCCGCCTCGCTCGCCATCGAGCGTCTTCAGGGCCGCCTTGCCGAGGCCATGGCCGCCAATGGCCTGACCGACGTCGCCGCGCTGATCTTCAACACCCATGGCGAATCGATGGGTCGCGGCGCGCATCCCGCCAGCCTCTCCGACCGTTTCGAATGGCCGATGTCGCCCTGGGCGCGCCGCCGCTTCGCCCGTGCCGCGATCAGGCTGGAGCCCGAAGTCTCGTTCCAGGGCGGTGACGGCTACCTGTGGTTCGGCTCGCCCGAACTCGCGCTCGCCACGCTGACGCGCATGGTCGAGATGCCGCTGTGGTCCGCCGATGTGGATGCGCCGACCGACCCGTTCTATCGCCGCACCGACATCAGCCTCGACTTCTATCGCGCGATCCGTTCTGTGCAGCATGCCCACCTTGCCAGCAGTACCTACAGCCGCGCGATCACCGCGTTCGGGCTGGGCCTGCTGAACGACACCGGCAGCCGCAAGTCGCGCCGCCAGTCGGACCTTTCCGCCGACCGTTCGATGAACCTGCGCCAGATCCGCGCGATCCCGCACAACGCGATCCTTCAGCAGCTGGGCTTCCCGGTGAACGTGATCGCCGGGATCGGCACCGCGACCGAGGGCAATCTGGAGGAGATCGCCGACCTGCTGCGCTCCAGCGAGCGCGGGCGCACGGTGATGCGTCTGGTCCGCGCCGCGAATGCGCTGGCCTCGATCAAGACGGTGGCGGCCTTCGGCGAGCTGTACAACTCCGCCTACTGGGCCAGCCGCCCCTATCGCGGCGACGAGCAGCAGATTTCGGATGGCTGCATGCGGCTGGCGGAATACCTCATCAAGGATGACCGGATGGGCGTGTTCCGTCGCCTCGGCTCGCGCCTGCGCGTCGATGCGATGAAGCTGCACAAGCTGTTCGAGCTGATCCCCGACGAGGCCCCGCTGCCCGACCGCGAGCGCACCCGGCGCAACATCGGCGCCCTGCAGGCCATCCGCCTCGCGCTGTTCCAGCACATGTTCCTGCGCACCGTCAGCGTGCCGCAGTTCAGCCGCGCCAACGACATCAGCCGCGACGACGTGCTGGAGATGGTGTTCACCCTGCGCATCGACGATGCCCTCGCCCAGATGCGCCGCGCCTTCCCGGTCCACTTCCCCTCGATCCGCGACTTCAACGTCGACGAGCCGAGCGACTACCCGGATTCGAGCGCGGGCGGATACGTCCAGATCCACCGCGACTTCATCCACCCCATCGCCCGCTGCCACGACCTCTCGCTGCGGATCACCACCGCGATCGCGAACGAATTCGGCGCGCATGGGTGAGATGGGCTTAGTCGATCTATACCGGCAATACGGGTTCTGGCGGACGGCGGCGCTGCTTGCCGGTTGCATCCTGTTCATCGCGCCCCTCGTCGCGCTTGACGGGTGGCTGTCCGGCAAGACCGGCTGGCGCGAAGCCTATGGTTTTTCCTGCCATCGCAAATGCATGTTCGAGGACATGTATTACAGCCCTCGCCTGCTGGCGCACCACACCGGCTACGAGATCGGCCTGTTCGCGCTGATCTGGTTCCTGCCTGCGGTGTTTGCGCTGAGCCTCGCCATCATCCTGCTCCGACGCCGGTTGACCTCTTCCCGCAACCGCATTCGCCCGATGGACGGCTGAGCGCACCCCGGCCCAGCCCACCCTGGCCTGACCCACCCCGTCCGGCCCCACCCCGTCCGGCTAGGTCACTGCGTTCCCAAGCCTTCCGGCCCTCCCGCAAGCGGGAGGGCAATGCTGGTTTCCCCTCCCGCTTGCGGGAGGGGAGCGAGACTTGCAGAGCCGTAGGCGAAGCTAGTCGCAGCGGGGTGGGCAATACCTGGCGGATGGCCCGCCCCGCTTCAGAACCCCTGCTGGTCCAGTTCGCGCAGGTCCAGCAGTTCGCACAGGCGCGCGCGGGCGATCACGCAGTCGC of the Novosphingobium sp. 9 genome contains:
- a CDS encoding phosphoenolpyruvate carboxylase — translated: MSGGVEAASGATLGSVEALDARLRELHRLTAQTPTYNPVFQLGLELSRELEAGTMTLDDFERLVAEMDCEGLRARAARLDRLLAPVAPDENLARIDAAATGDDFTAFAAHWQRPAAHVVFTGHPTFLLTQAQGDAVTHAASTGDLSEASVCAASPARDQITLDYEHARAMDAMARGQDARDAITARLFDIAAARWPKRWKALQPMPVRFASWVGYDMDGRTDIRWSTSIRYRLEEKAQRLARYAAMVTPHAAEIGARLSRAAARADEMARRFAADLGSPDALSSAANTLTAEHPDKLISLSDVIADLEAEARAADGESARALLVAAAAMRADGLGMGWIHFRVNASQLQNAIRARIDPDGTLDLASQAALVRMRELLAEVKPLRSNFAALAIENSTAVRQFLAMAQILAHIDADAPIRMLVAECEQPTTVLAALYFARMFGIDDKVDVSPLFETETALEHGGRFLDAVLAEPAYRDYARKRGRVAIQTGFSDAGRFVGQVPASLAIERLQGRLAEAMAANGLTDVAALIFNTHGESMGRGAHPASLSDRFEWPMSPWARRRFARAAIRLEPEVSFQGGDGYLWFGSPELALATLTRMVEMPLWSADVDAPTDPFYRRTDISLDFYRAIRSVQHAHLASSTYSRAITAFGLGLLNDTGSRKSRRQSDLSADRSMNLRQIRAIPHNAILQQLGFPVNVIAGIGTATEGNLEEIADLLRSSERGRTVMRLVRAANALASIKTVAAFGELYNSAYWASRPYRGDEQQISDGCMRLAEYLIKDDRMGVFRRLGSRLRVDAMKLHKLFELIPDEAPLPDRERTRRNIGALQAIRLALFQHMFLRTVSVPQFSRANDISRDDVLEMVFTLRIDDALAQMRRAFPVHFPSIRDFNVDEPSDYPDSSAGGYVQIHRDFIHPIARCHDLSLRITTAIANEFGAHG